The Chryseobacterium geocarposphaerae genome window below encodes:
- a CDS encoding SusD/RagB family nutrient-binding outer membrane lipoprotein, which translates to MKNIIKLLSVAGLLALASCETNLDTINENPNDQASVDPKFLLTYVSQNAFQVNGDNMYASRMMIGTDGENVYQYMKWNDASFDVYTKGLLNTGKMMQEAEKINNKNYQAIGKFYRAYYFFNLSLKFGSIPYSEAVKGESGITQPKYDSQEAVMAGILSELKEANDLINTNDKIEGDIIYKGDASKWKKLINSFRLKILITLSKKPTVGNYNIATEFASVAGNQPLMTSIADNGELKFADAADSRYTMFNNSGYGSSLYMANYFINLFKDRQDPRLFTFAAQTTGAKEAGKPLTDFTAYNGGNPTSPYSDNAALITAKNISKVNDRFYKDATNEPSSVLSYSELEFILAEATARGWISGSTKTHYDNAIKASFTFYQTYVKNPNQYFAGFDVNQYLATPLVMYDNSATLPAQLEKIMTQKYMTMFHQSQWTSYYDYLRTGYPNYPLQTGVSAPYRFRYPQTEYNYNSANLKAALASQYGGNDNINSKPWWLQ; encoded by the coding sequence ATGAAAAATATTATAAAATTATTAAGTGTTGCAGGATTATTGGCTTTGGCTTCCTGTGAGACAAATCTTGATACAATTAATGAAAACCCCAACGATCAGGCAAGTGTAGATCCTAAATTTCTGTTAACCTATGTCTCTCAAAACGCTTTTCAGGTAAATGGCGACAATATGTATGCTTCCAGAATGATGATCGGAACAGACGGAGAAAACGTGTATCAATATATGAAATGGAATGACGCTTCTTTCGATGTATATACAAAAGGGCTTTTGAATACAGGAAAAATGATGCAGGAAGCTGAGAAAATTAACAATAAAAATTATCAGGCGATCGGCAAATTTTACAGAGCTTATTATTTTTTCAATTTAAGTTTAAAATTCGGGAGTATTCCTTACTCAGAAGCTGTAAAAGGTGAATCGGGAATTACCCAACCTAAATATGACAGCCAGGAAGCTGTAATGGCAGGAATCTTATCCGAATTGAAAGAAGCGAATGATTTGATCAATACGAATGATAAAATTGAAGGCGACATTATCTATAAAGGTGACGCTTCAAAATGGAAAAAACTGATCAACTCCTTCCGTCTGAAAATTTTAATTACGCTTTCTAAAAAGCCTACTGTTGGAAATTACAATATTGCAACGGAATTTGCTTCCGTAGCAGGAAACCAGCCATTAATGACTTCTATTGCAGACAACGGAGAACTGAAATTCGCAGACGCTGCTGACAGCAGATATACGATGTTCAATAACAGCGGTTATGGTTCAAGTTTATACATGGCCAATTATTTTATCAATTTGTTTAAAGACAGACAAGACCCTCGTTTATTTACTTTTGCAGCGCAAACCACAGGAGCAAAAGAAGCTGGAAAACCGCTTACGGATTTCACAGCTTACAACGGAGGAAACCCGACTTCACCCTATTCTGACAATGCTGCTTTAATTACTGCAAAAAATATTTCTAAAGTAAACGACCGTTTCTATAAAGATGCTACAAATGAGCCTTCCAGCGTTTTAAGCTATTCCGAATTAGAATTCATTCTGGCGGAAGCTACGGCAAGAGGCTGGATTTCTGGTTCCACGAAAACGCATTATGACAATGCTATTAAGGCAAGCTTTACCTTTTATCAGACCTATGTTAAAAACCCGAATCAGTATTTTGCCGGATTTGATGTGAATCAGTATCTAGCAACACCTTTGGTGATGTATGATAATTCTGCGACCCTGCCTGCTCAGTTGGAAAAAATCATGACCCAAAAGTACATGACGATGTTTCACCAGTCACAATGGACCTCTTATTATGATTATCTGAGAACCGGTTACCCGAATTACCCTTTACAAACGGGAGTTTCAGCACCTTACAGATTCAGATACCCACAGACAGAATACAATTACAATAGTGCAAACCTTAAAGCTGCATTAGCATCCCAATACGGAGGAAATGATAATATCAATTCTAAACCTTGGTGGTTACAGTAA
- a CDS encoding SusC/RagA family TonB-linked outer membrane protein, which yields MKKTLATFAIFLLPLYLTAQEITISGNVKSENGSGVSGASITDKNTGKTAITDANGNFTISANPKDILEFYAPDFSTYTIEVSNRKNYSVVLKKVSEKQIEGVVITALGIAKKKEKIGYSTQEVGTKQFETITTPSIGNLFSGQVAGLNVSNPTGMQQAPEFTLRGNSNLVFVIDGVIVEKEVFQNLDPNNIDNINVLKGATASALYGSRGRYGALLITTKSAKKKGFTVEFSQNTMITAGFTNLPKTQTEYGNGSHGKYEFWDGADGGVNDGDMIWGPKFVPGTKIAQWNSPIRDKQTGEIIPWYGTVAGSQYNDKSRYERVPIDWKYHDNLKTFMKPAVINNNNFSISYKNNKDIYRLSGNFMNYDDRIPGAYLQRYGVNFSSENHISDKLIFDTKFNFNQTFTPNIPNYDYNPSGHMYTILIWMGGDVDGRDLKNHLWVPGQEGKTQANWNYAWYNNPWFGAEYYKNKNRTDIINAQAGLEYKATPDFSVKGKISMVENHNKQEIQSPYSYFNYSAPRSGGYILNDTKTWNLNSDVLATYKKKISDNFDFTINAGGSTFYYKNDIDNASTDGLKVPEVYSLDNSIGSVKYYDYLKEKLIYSVYSTIDVGLYNAFFINVSGRNDWSSTLPKANRSYFYPSASLSAVISNLVNMPKAVSLLKLSASWAKVAYDFQPYSIRNYYLNNSGITFNGNPTYYYPTVLNYENSLKPEQTKSYELGLSAGFLNNRITLDATYFRTLDYNNILQFPSSPSSGFTSQYVNGNEYTTKGVEISLGIVPVKTNNFTWKSLINWSTYEQKLTSIYGDMPNYNNITLGERMDSFYDYTWQKSPDGKVILNPNTGMPTRATTPTNLGHFNPDWTFGFNNTFKYKKLTLSIGIDGSIGGVMRSQVVEKMWWGGKHPNSTMFRDLEYANPGTYYFVPDGVNYNPATGTYTPHTKAISFQDWAQNYPYQARVTEDESGLFANVFDRTFVKLRSVILEYDFSSLLNPKGMVKGFTANISGYNLAMWKKSKNLYSDPDYKIKSGNDIQDPSSRWFGIGFNLKF from the coding sequence ATGAAAAAAACATTAGCTACTTTCGCTATTTTTTTACTCCCTCTCTATCTTACTGCCCAAGAAATTACCATTTCCGGAAATGTAAAATCCGAAAACGGCTCTGGTGTTTCAGGCGCAAGTATTACCGATAAAAATACAGGAAAAACAGCCATCACTGATGCAAACGGAAATTTTACCATTTCAGCAAATCCAAAAGATATTTTAGAGTTTTATGCTCCCGACTTTTCAACCTATACCATTGAAGTTTCCAACAGAAAAAACTATTCGGTAGTTTTAAAAAAGGTCTCCGAAAAACAAATTGAAGGGGTTGTGATCACCGCTTTAGGAATTGCCAAAAAGAAAGAAAAAATAGGATATTCTACTCAGGAAGTAGGAACCAAACAGTTTGAGACCATTACCACACCAAGTATTGGTAATCTATTTTCCGGACAGGTTGCCGGATTAAACGTTTCCAACCCTACAGGAATGCAGCAGGCTCCGGAATTTACGTTAAGAGGAAATTCAAATCTGGTTTTTGTTATTGACGGAGTCATTGTTGAGAAAGAAGTTTTTCAGAATTTAGATCCGAATAATATTGATAATATCAACGTACTGAAAGGAGCGACCGCTTCCGCTCTTTACGGGTCCAGAGGGAGATACGGTGCACTTTTAATTACCACAAAAAGTGCCAAAAAGAAAGGCTTTACCGTAGAATTCTCTCAAAATACAATGATTACCGCAGGATTTACCAACCTTCCGAAAACACAAACGGAATACGGAAACGGTTCGCACGGAAAATATGAATTCTGGGACGGAGCTGACGGTGGTGTAAATGACGGAGATATGATTTGGGGGCCTAAATTTGTTCCTGGAACCAAGATTGCCCAGTGGAACAGCCCCATCAGAGACAAGCAGACCGGAGAAATTATTCCCTGGTACGGAACCGTTGCAGGAAGTCAGTACAACGACAAATCGAGATATGAAAGAGTTCCTATCGACTGGAAATATCATGATAATTTAAAAACATTCATGAAACCGGCTGTAATTAACAACAACAATTTCTCGATAAGCTATAAAAACAATAAAGATATCTACCGGCTTTCCGGAAATTTCATGAATTATGATGACCGTATTCCGGGAGCATACCTTCAACGCTATGGTGTCAATTTTTCATCAGAAAACCATATCAGCGACAAATTGATTTTTGATACGAAGTTTAATTTCAACCAAACTTTCACACCCAATATTCCTAACTATGATTATAACCCAAGTGGTCACATGTATACCATCTTAATCTGGATGGGAGGCGATGTAGATGGCAGAGATTTGAAAAATCATTTATGGGTTCCGGGACAGGAAGGGAAAACACAAGCCAACTGGAATTACGCCTGGTATAACAATCCATGGTTCGGTGCTGAATATTATAAAAATAAAAACAGAACCGACATCATCAATGCTCAGGCGGGATTGGAATACAAAGCCACTCCGGATTTTTCGGTAAAAGGTAAGATTTCAATGGTTGAAAATCATAACAAGCAGGAAATCCAAAGCCCTTATTCCTATTTTAACTACAGTGCTCCGAGAAGCGGCGGTTATATTTTGAACGATACCAAAACATGGAATCTCAACTCGGATGTTTTAGCAACTTATAAAAAGAAAATTTCTGATAATTTTGATTTCACCATCAATGCGGGAGGCTCAACATTTTACTATAAAAATGATATTGATAATGCTTCCACAGACGGTTTAAAAGTTCCGGAAGTGTATTCACTGGACAATTCAATCGGTTCCGTAAAATATTACGATTACCTGAAAGAAAAACTGATCTACAGTGTCTATTCAACCATAGACGTTGGATTATACAATGCTTTCTTTATCAACGTTTCAGGGCGTAACGACTGGTCTTCAACATTACCCAAAGCCAACAGATCGTACTTCTACCCTTCTGCTTCACTAAGTGCCGTGATTTCTAATCTGGTGAACATGCCTAAAGCAGTCAGCCTGTTAAAATTATCAGCTTCTTGGGCAAAAGTCGCTTATGACTTCCAGCCTTATTCAATCAGAAATTATTATCTGAATAACAGCGGCATTACCTTCAACGGAAATCCTACCTATTATTATCCGACCGTATTGAACTATGAGAATTCATTAAAACCGGAACAGACAAAATCTTATGAACTTGGACTAAGCGCAGGTTTTTTGAATAACCGCATTACCTTAGATGCCACTTATTTCAGAACGCTGGATTATAATAATATTCTTCAGTTCCCAAGCTCGCCGTCTTCAGGATTCACTTCTCAATATGTAAACGGTAATGAGTATACAACAAAAGGGGTTGAAATTTCATTGGGCATTGTTCCTGTGAAAACAAATAATTTCACCTGGAAGTCTTTGATTAACTGGAGTACTTACGAACAAAAGCTGACTTCCATCTACGGAGATATGCCGAATTATAATAACATCACACTAGGCGAAAGAATGGATAGCTTTTATGATTATACATGGCAGAAATCTCCGGACGGGAAAGTTATCCTTAATCCCAATACCGGAATGCCGACAAGAGCAACAACTCCTACAAATTTAGGGCATTTTAACCCGGACTGGACATTTGGCTTCAACAATACCTTCAAATATAAAAAACTCACCCTAAGTATCGGTATCGACGGAAGCATCGGCGGTGTCATGAGATCTCAGGTCGTTGAAAAAATGTGGTGGGGAGGAAAACATCCGAATTCCACCATGTTCAGAGACTTGGAATATGCAAACCCGGGAACATATTATTTTGTACCGGATGGTGTAAATTATAATCCTGCAACCGGAACATATACGCCACACACAAAAGCAATCAGTTTCCAGGATTGGGCACAGAACTATCCTTATCAGGCAAGAGTTACTGAGGATGAAAGCGGATTATTTGCTAACGTATTCGACAGGACTTTCGTGAAATTGAGATCAGTAATCCTTGAATATGATTTTTCTTCCTTATTGAACCCGAAAGGAATGGTAAAAGGTTTTACAGCTAATATTTCAGGATACAATCTTGCCATGTGGAAAAAATCTAAAAACCTGTACTCGGATCCTGATTACAAAATCAAGTCAGGAAATGACATCCAGGACCCTTCCAGCAGATGGTTCGGAATCGGTTTTAACCTTAAATTTTAA
- a CDS encoding cation:proton antiporter domain-containing protein, protein MGKYKNIIFYITTIAVFSCLMYFFIVEGQTLEVKENIVAKTSSGSTWDNFLESFKTNLHHPLALLLAQIVTIILVARLFGWICMKIKQPSVIGEMIAGIVLGPSLLGMYFPEFSAFLFPKESLGNLQFLSQIGLILFMYIVGMELDLSVLRKKAHDAVVISHASIIIPFALGIGLSYYIYQEFAPQGIQFTSFALFIAIAMSITAFPVLARIVQERNLQKTKLGTVVITCAAADDITAWCILAAVIAIVKAGSFTSSIYVILMAIGYVFLMIKIVRPFLKRIGDLQAGKNTINKPMVAIFFLTLILSAYATEVIGIHALFGAFMAGAIMPENTKFRTMFIDKVEDVALVLLLPLFFVFTGLRTQIGLLNDSHLWMTAGFIILTAVIGKFAGSALTAKFLGINWKESLTIGALMNTRGLMELIVLNIGYDLGVLSPEIFAMMVIMALFTTFMTGPALDFINFIFKSKKSEHEENSDHNDAQYRVLLSFDNPESGSTLLKLAHDFTSKMNGNKSITAMNIAPVEEMHAYDINEYENEQFKNVIDTSHDLKLKVTTLFKASTDIENDLTSISNKGNYDLLLIMLGKSMYEGSLLGRLLGFTTKIINPEKLLNTVKGKGNIFNNSPFDDFTLQILDKTNIPVGILVEKDFKSADKVFVPIFNLSDFYLLEYAKRLINNNNSQIIILDVAGQIRNNIEVKEIIRSIEQVAPNHITLYNEKKIEKEFLNSQDLMLISSKSWKNLIDTKSLWLSDIPSTLIISNP, encoded by the coding sequence TTGGGAAAATACAAAAACATTATTTTCTATATCACTACCATCGCAGTTTTCTCTTGCCTGATGTACTTTTTTATTGTGGAAGGGCAGACTTTGGAAGTCAAAGAAAATATTGTTGCAAAAACCAGCAGCGGATCTACCTGGGATAATTTTTTAGAATCTTTTAAAACTAACCTTCACCATCCATTAGCTCTACTGTTGGCACAAATTGTCACCATCATATTGGTAGCAAGACTTTTCGGATGGATCTGCATGAAAATAAAACAGCCTTCTGTAATTGGAGAAATGATTGCAGGTATTGTTTTAGGACCCTCGCTTTTGGGAATGTACTTTCCTGAATTTTCAGCATTTCTTTTTCCAAAAGAATCTTTAGGTAATCTACAGTTTTTGAGCCAGATAGGATTAATTCTGTTTATGTACATCGTCGGAATGGAACTGGATCTGAGTGTTTTAAGAAAGAAAGCTCATGATGCCGTTGTAATCAGCCATGCGAGTATTATCATTCCTTTCGCTTTAGGAATCGGGCTTTCATATTATATCTATCAGGAATTTGCTCCACAGGGAATTCAGTTTACATCTTTTGCTTTATTCATTGCTATTGCAATGAGTATAACGGCATTTCCTGTTTTAGCAAGAATTGTTCAGGAAAGAAACCTTCAAAAAACAAAGCTGGGAACCGTCGTGATTACATGTGCAGCAGCAGACGATATTACAGCATGGTGTATTTTGGCAGCCGTAATTGCTATTGTAAAAGCAGGATCTTTTACCAGTTCTATTTATGTTATCTTAATGGCAATCGGGTATGTTTTCTTAATGATTAAAATTGTAAGACCATTCCTGAAAAGGATTGGTGATCTCCAAGCCGGAAAAAATACCATCAATAAACCAATGGTTGCTATTTTCTTTTTAACGCTGATTCTTTCAGCATATGCAACTGAAGTTATTGGTATTCACGCATTATTCGGAGCATTTATGGCAGGTGCAATTATGCCTGAAAATACTAAATTCCGTACCATGTTTATTGATAAAGTAGAAGATGTTGCCTTGGTACTTCTACTTCCATTATTTTTTGTGTTTACCGGACTCCGTACCCAAATAGGGCTTTTAAATGATAGTCATTTATGGATGACAGCCGGGTTTATAATTCTTACCGCAGTAATCGGGAAATTTGCGGGAAGTGCATTGACCGCCAAATTTTTGGGAATTAACTGGAAAGAAAGTCTGACTATAGGGGCTTTAATGAATACCAGAGGATTAATGGAGCTCATTGTATTAAATATAGGATACGATTTAGGGGTATTAAGCCCTGAAATCTTTGCAATGATGGTTATTATGGCTTTATTTACAACCTTTATGACAGGTCCCGCATTGGATTTCATTAATTTTATTTTTAAATCTAAAAAATCTGAACACGAAGAAAATTCGGACCATAATGATGCACAATATAGAGTTCTTCTTTCTTTTGATAATCCGGAATCAGGCAGTACCTTATTAAAACTTGCTCATGATTTTACCAGCAAAATGAACGGAAACAAGAGCATTACTGCAATGAACATCGCTCCCGTTGAAGAAATGCATGCTTATGATATTAATGAATACGAGAATGAACAGTTTAAAAACGTGATCGACACCTCTCATGATTTAAAATTAAAAGTTACTACTCTTTTCAAAGCCTCTACTGACATTGAAAATGATTTAACCAGTATTTCCAATAAAGGAAACTATGATCTCCTTCTCATCATGCTGGGTAAATCCATGTATGAGGGAAGCTTATTGGGGAGATTGTTAGGTTTTACCACAAAAATTATAAATCCTGAAAAACTTCTCAATACTGTAAAGGGTAAAGGAAACATTTTCAACAACTCTCCTTTTGACGATTTCACGTTGCAAATTCTGGATAAAACCAATATTCCTGTAGGAATTTTAGTTGAAAAAGATTTCAAATCAGCTGATAAAGTTTTTGTTCCGATCTTTAATTTAAGTGACTTTTATCTGCTTGAATATGCAAAAAGACTGATTAATAACAACAATTCTCAAATTATTATTTTAGATGTTGCAGGACAAATAAGGAATAATATTGAGGTAAAAGAAATTATAAGAAGTATCGAACAAGTTGCACCCAATCACATCACCCTATATAACGAGAAGAAAATCGAGAAAGAATTTTTAAATTCTCAGGATCTCATGTTGATCAGCAGTAAAAGCTGGAAAAATCTGATTGATACCAAAAGTTTATGGCTTTCTGATATTCCTTCTACGTTGATTATTTCTAATCCCTAA
- a CDS encoding LytR/AlgR family response regulator transcription factor, protein MIKCVILDDELLAISYLKLLCEQIDNVEVVKAFNDPKVFLNEINELDCNICILDIEMPGMTGLQVAELIPDSKKIIFTTAYKEYAAEAFDLNVVDYVRKPIKKERLIQAFEKAAELLQNSQKKSLIEWNTNIGKTIIFTEQIAYIKTSEIDSRDKDIILHDGTTIVLKNLNFKNLLEMLPSKDFAQVNKKEIIALSSIKAFSTNEIITTITTEGETFLKLQIGETYKNSLMEMFGK, encoded by the coding sequence ATGATAAAATGCGTTATTCTTGATGATGAATTACTGGCAATCAGCTATTTAAAACTTCTATGCGAGCAAATTGATAACGTAGAAGTTGTAAAAGCATTTAATGATCCCAAAGTATTTTTAAACGAAATTAATGAACTGGATTGCAACATCTGTATTTTAGATATCGAAATGCCGGGAATGACTGGCTTACAGGTCGCTGAATTAATTCCGGACTCAAAGAAAATCATTTTTACAACCGCTTACAAAGAATACGCAGCAGAAGCATTTGATCTGAATGTTGTTGATTATGTAAGAAAACCTATCAAAAAGGAACGCCTGATACAGGCATTTGAAAAAGCAGCTGAATTACTGCAGAATTCCCAAAAGAAAAGCCTAATCGAGTGGAATACCAACATTGGTAAAACCATTATTTTTACGGAGCAGATTGCTTATATAAAAACCTCCGAGATCGATAGCCGTGACAAAGATATCATCCTGCATGACGGCACAACGATTGTTTTAAAAAATCTGAATTTTAAAAATCTTCTCGAAATGCTGCCTTCAAAAGATTTTGCCCAAGTCAATAAAAAAGAAATTATTGCCCTGTCTTCCATTAAAGCTTTTTCTACCAACGAAATCATCACAACCATCACAACAGAAGGAGAAACCTTCCTGAAATTGCAAATTGGAGAAACCTATAAAAATTCATTAATGGAAATGTTTGGTAAGTAG
- a CDS encoding histidine kinase — protein MEGNYYMIHDYLIFIGVFAIFFFVTVSIYLFSQNQKFKIRNAKLSEANKIIEQRLNEVQLEHIGTKLNPHLFKNILNSVQSHAYQTYMSLDKLANVLDYILYESNSKFVSPKDELNFALSLIEINKIKINPLFDFRIKSKINKSDEIYEEKVFAPLLSVDLIENAFKHTDFLAQDSFISIQMELEDRIFTMRVSNKASLKNVLEKEKSGFGSQSLDQRLKMIYNNHYSLQKHSKNGIFTAELKINLGEFYDKMRYS, from the coding sequence ATGGAAGGCAACTACTACATGATTCATGATTATCTGATCTTCATCGGAGTATTTGCTATTTTCTTTTTTGTCACGGTAAGTATTTATTTGTTCAGCCAGAATCAAAAATTTAAAATCCGGAATGCAAAACTTTCGGAAGCTAACAAAATCATTGAGCAACGACTGAATGAGGTACAGCTGGAACATATCGGAACAAAATTAAATCCGCATCTTTTTAAAAACATTTTAAACTCTGTTCAGTCTCATGCTTATCAGACATATATGTCACTGGACAAGCTTGCCAACGTTCTGGATTATATTTTATATGAAAGCAACAGTAAATTTGTAAGCCCAAAAGATGAACTGAACTTTGCTTTAAGTCTCATTGAGATCAATAAAATCAAAATAAATCCTCTTTTTGATTTCAGAATCAAATCTAAAATCAATAAGTCTGATGAGATTTATGAAGAGAAAGTTTTTGCGCCACTTCTTTCGGTTGATCTGATTGAAAATGCTTTTAAGCATACTGATTTTCTTGCCCAGGATTCATTTATTTCCATTCAGATGGAGCTTGAAGATCGTATTTTCACCATGAGAGTAAGCAATAAGGCTTCTTTAAAAAATGTGCTGGAAAAAGAAAAAAGCGGCTTTGGAAGCCAGTCTTTGGATCAGCGATTAAAAATGATCTACAATAACCATTATTCCCTTCAAAAACATTCAAAAAACGGTATCTTCACGGCAGAATTAAAAATTAATCTGGGAGAATTCTATGATAAAATGCGTTATTCTTGA
- a CDS encoding alanine dehydrogenase, with translation MSTTNIFTPFTEEELIPKAEKLEVIKKGKQFSIGVPKETCLNERRTCITPDAVQVLVEHGHEIIIESGAGQGSFFTDLQYAESGARITNDPKEAFGQDLILKVNPPTEDEIEFMRPNTYLVSALQINLRDKDYFLKLAEKKVNAIAFEFIVDEYKQLSLVRLVGEIAGTVSILYASELLALSNGLMLGGITGVRPAEVVILGAGIVGEFATKAAIGLGASVRVFDNSLSKLRRLHTIVDSRVPTSIIDPKELRKALRRADVVIGALPRLNMTPIVTEDMVMKMKKGSVIIDITIDNGKVIETSELTTMEDPYVIKHGVIHCGLPNLTSRMPRTTTKAISNFFLSYILNYDEEGGFENMLVRKNEMKQSLYMYKGRHTKKIICDRFGLTYHDINLLIF, from the coding sequence ATGAGTACTACAAATATTTTCACCCCTTTTACTGAGGAGGAACTGATCCCCAAAGCGGAAAAGCTTGAGGTGATTAAAAAAGGTAAACAGTTCAGTATTGGAGTTCCAAAAGAAACCTGCCTTAATGAAAGGAGGACCTGCATTACACCAGATGCTGTGCAGGTTTTGGTAGAACACGGTCATGAAATTATTATAGAATCCGGAGCCGGACAAGGTTCGTTTTTTACAGATTTACAATATGCTGAATCGGGGGCCAGAATTACAAACGATCCGAAAGAAGCATTCGGGCAGGATTTAATTTTAAAAGTTAACCCGCCTACAGAAGACGAAATTGAATTTATGAGACCGAATACCTATTTGGTTTCTGCACTTCAAATTAATCTGAGAGATAAAGATTATTTCCTAAAACTGGCAGAGAAAAAAGTAAATGCCATCGCTTTCGAATTCATTGTTGATGAATATAAGCAGCTATCTTTGGTACGATTAGTTGGAGAAATTGCAGGTACGGTTTCCATCCTGTATGCTTCTGAACTTTTAGCTTTATCAAACGGTTTAATGTTGGGAGGTATTACAGGAGTAAGACCTGCCGAAGTAGTGATTTTAGGAGCAGGAATTGTAGGAGAATTTGCTACAAAAGCAGCCATCGGTTTAGGAGCAAGTGTAAGGGTTTTTGACAACTCACTTTCCAAACTAAGAAGACTCCATACCATTGTAGACAGCAGGGTTCCCACTTCCATTATCGATCCTAAAGAGCTCCGTAAAGCATTAAGACGTGCCGATGTAGTTATAGGAGCACTTCCAAGATTAAATATGACTCCAATCGTAACGGAAGATATGGTGATGAAAATGAAAAAAGGAAGTGTCATCATTGATATCACGATTGATAACGGAAAAGTGATCGAAACTTCTGAACTTACTACTATGGAAGATCCTTATGTCATTAAACATGGCGTTATCCATTGCGGACTTCCGAATCTTACCTCAAGAATGCCAAGAACAACAACAAAAGCAATCTCTAATTTCTTTCTATCCTATATCTTAAATTACGACGAAGAAGGCGGTTTCGAAAACATGCTGGTTCGCAAAAATGAAATGAAGCAAAGTCTTTATATGTACAAAGGAAGACATACGAAAAAAATCATCTGCGACCGTTTCGGACTTACTTATCATGACATCAATCTTTTAATTTTCTAA
- the tsaE gene encoding tRNA (adenosine(37)-N6)-threonylcarbamoyltransferase complex ATPase subunit type 1 TsaE yields the protein MEFTINTIEDWQKIVDTIIPQLQHNIFLLKGNLGAGKTTFTQFLLKNLGSTDEVNSPTYSIVNEYNTPKGKVYHFDLYRLKNIEEVYDIGIEEYLDNAFLCIIEWPEVYEDELYGLKYHEMSIVNTGENREISFD from the coding sequence ATGGAATTTACAATCAATACAATAGAAGACTGGCAAAAAATAGTAGACACCATTATTCCTCAGTTACAGCATAATATTTTCCTTTTAAAAGGAAATTTGGGTGCCGGAAAAACCACTTTTACGCAATTTTTACTTAAGAATCTGGGAAGTACTGATGAAGTAAATTCTCCAACCTACTCTATTGTGAATGAATACAATACTCCAAAAGGAAAAGTATATCATTTTGATCTGTATCGTTTAAAAAACATAGAAGAAGTTTACGATATCGGGATTGAAGAATATCTCGATAATGCTTTTCTGTGTATTATAGAGTGGCCGGAAGTGTATGAAGATGAGCTTTATGGACTTAAATACCACGAAATGAGTATTGTAAATACCGGTGAAAACAGAGAAATTTCATTCGATTAA